A segment of the Allosaccharopolyspora coralli genome:
GACGTGGTGCGCGAACTCGAAGATCGCGCAGCGTTGCCTTGGGCCGCGACCGCGCTGGCGACCACCACGCGCGAGCTCGTCCGCTCCTGGATGGTGCGGCCGTCCGAGTCCCTCTGGTCCCTGCTGCACCAGGTCCAGGCGCCCGCGCTCGTCGTGTGGGGCACCGATGATCGCCTGGTCAGCGTCCGGAAAGCACCCCGAACGGCACGCCAGTTGCGTCGCGGCAGGTTGCTCGTGCTGCCTCGCACCGGGCACGTCGCGCAGATGGAGCGGCCCCGCCTGCTGGCGGCCGCCGCACTCGGCATGGTCGACGAGGTCGCGGCCGGCCGGTGGTGACTCGCGCGGACGTCGCCACGAGGGCATGATCACACCGGGTGTTCAGCCTGTCCGGGCGTGAATATCGGTTGTGGCACCCTGGGGCGCGTGCAACGGCCGACGTCCGGATCCCCCGACTCCAACGCGCGCCGCCGGGAGGCGGCGTCCGGAGGCGACCCCGGGTCCCGTGGCACCACCGCCGTTCGGGACGGCCGCGACCAAGCCGAGCCGCTCGCGGCCGCCCGCAACCCCGAGCCCGAGCGGCCGGCGCCGCCCCGCCGCCGCGGCCTGGCGTCGCGCTACGGGTGGCGCCTCTACGCGGTGCCGATGCTCGTCGTGGCCACCGCGCTCGCCGTTTTCCAGGTGGTCGAACCCGCCTCCGAGAGCCCGGGCGGCGCAGGCGCCGGAGGCGACCAGGCCGCCGACGTCCCGGAAGCGCCGGTGCTCGACGAGGCGCCGCCCGGTCAGCGCTACTCACCCGAGATGTTCTCGGCCGACCTGCCTCCGGGAGCGCCCATTCCCGAAAGCGGAGCCGGGACCTTCGACGTATTGCCCGGCAACTCGCCACAGGTCGGTCAGGGTGACATGTACCGCTACACGATCGAGGTCGAGACCGGGATCGAACTCACCGAGGGCAGGGACGCTTTCGGCAACCTCGTCGAACAAACCCTCTCCGACCCGCGCAGCTGGACGCACCCGGAAGCGGGCGGCATCGCCCTGCAGCGCGTCGACGACCAGGGACCGCCGCCGGACTTCCGGGTCACGCTGGTGAGTCAGAACACGGCACGCCAGGTGTGTGGCTACGGGCAGGGCCTACCCTTCGACACCTCGTGCCGGATCGACGACCGCGTCTACATCAACGCCGCTCGCTGGGTGCGTGGTGCCATCTCGTTCGAGGGCGACAGCGGGACCTACCGGCGCTACGCGATCAACCACGAGGTCGGGCACGTCTTCGGCAACCCGCACGTGCCGTGCGGCCAGGACGGGGCGCTCGCGCCGGTGATGATGCAGCAGACGTTCAGCGTCGCCAACGACGAGCTGCACGAGCTCAACAAGGCCGTTCCGCAGGGCGCCGACATTCCCAGGGACGGCAAGGTCTGCAAGTACAGCGCTTGGCCGTTCCCCGTCGCCGGGTGAATCTCCCGCATGGTGGGAGCACTTTCGGTGCGGGAAGACGGTCGGCCACGCTGACGTTGAGGGGTGTGGGTCGATCCGGTGTCCGGATCGACCGGACCAAGGGGATGCGCACGTGGGCCCGTGCGCCCGCGAACACACAGGGTGTGTGCACCCGCATGGCGGATAACGCGCGCACCGAGCACGAGGAGGAGCTGGGATGTCCGGCGACACAGCCATCACGCTTCCGCCGCTCGTCGAGCCTGCGGCGGAGCTGACCAAGGAAGAGGTCGCGCGCTACAGCCGCCACCTGATCATTCCCGACGTCGGGATGGACGGGCAGAAGCGGCTGAAGAACGCGAAGGTGCTGGTCGTCGGTGCCGGCGGGCTCGGCAGCCCTGCGTTGCTGTACCTGGCCGCCGCCGGTGTCGGCACCCTCGGCATCGTCGAGTTCGACGAGGTCGACGAGTCGAACCTGCACCGCCAGATCATTCACGGCCAGTCCGACCTCGGCCGGTCGAAGGGCGAGTCGGCGCGGGACTCCATCGCCGAGGTGAACCCGTACGTCCGAGTCAACCTGCACGAGACGCACCTGACCTCGGAGAACGCGCTCGACGTCTTCCGCGACTACGACCTCATCCTCGACGGCACCGACAACTTCGCGACCCGTTACCTCGTCAACGACGCGGCGGTGCTGCAGGGCAAGCCGTACGTGTGGGGTTCGATCTTCCGTTTCGAGGGCCAGGCCAGCGTGTTCTGGGACGAACACGGCCCGAACTACCGCGACCTGTACCCCGAGCCGCCGCCGCCCGGGATGGTGCCGTCCTGCGCCGAGGGTGGCGTGCTGGGCGTGTTGTGCGCCTCGATCGGCTCGATCATGGTCAACGAGGCGATCAAGCTCATCACCGGCATCGGTGAGACGCTGCTCGGGCGCCTGATGATCTACGACGCGCTCGAGATGAGCTACAAGACGGTCAAGATCCGCAAGGACCCGGACGCCGATCCGATCACCGAGCTGATCGACTACGAGGCGTTCTGCGGTGTCGTCTCCGACGACGCGCAGCAGGCCGCGGTGAACAGCACGATCACACCGCAGGAGCTCAAGGACAAGTTCGACCGGGACGAGAAGTTCGAGTTGGTCGACGTCCGCGAGCCGCACGAGTACGAGATCGTCAAGATCGACG
Coding sequences within it:
- the moeZ gene encoding adenylyltransferase/sulfurtransferase MoeZ; this encodes MSGDTAITLPPLVEPAAELTKEEVARYSRHLIIPDVGMDGQKRLKNAKVLVVGAGGLGSPALLYLAAAGVGTLGIVEFDEVDESNLHRQIIHGQSDLGRSKGESARDSIAEVNPYVRVNLHETHLTSENALDVFRDYDLILDGTDNFATRYLVNDAAVLQGKPYVWGSIFRFEGQASVFWDEHGPNYRDLYPEPPPPGMVPSCAEGGVLGVLCASIGSIMVNEAIKLITGIGETLLGRLMIYDALEMSYKTVKIRKDPDADPITELIDYEAFCGVVSDDAQQAAVNSTITPQELKDKFDRDEKFELVDVREPHEYEIVKIDGSTLIPKDRILSGEALAELPQDRQIVLHCKSGGRSAEALAALHKAGFSDAVHVGGGVLGWANQVDTSLPTY
- a CDS encoding DUF3152 domain-containing protein produces the protein MQRPTSGSPDSNARRREAASGGDPGSRGTTAVRDGRDQAEPLAAARNPEPERPAPPRRRGLASRYGWRLYAVPMLVVATALAVFQVVEPASESPGGAGAGGDQAADVPEAPVLDEAPPGQRYSPEMFSADLPPGAPIPESGAGTFDVLPGNSPQVGQGDMYRYTIEVETGIELTEGRDAFGNLVEQTLSDPRSWTHPEAGGIALQRVDDQGPPPDFRVTLVSQNTARQVCGYGQGLPFDTSCRIDDRVYINAARWVRGAISFEGDSGTYRRYAINHEVGHVFGNPHVPCGQDGALAPVMMQQTFSVANDELHELNKAVPQGADIPRDGKVCKYSAWPFPVAG